A section of the Triticum dicoccoides isolate Atlit2015 ecotype Zavitan chromosome 7A, WEW_v2.0, whole genome shotgun sequence genome encodes:
- the LOC119329809 gene encoding putative disease resistance protein RGA3 — protein sequence MHTSLLDHNNNENNNIMVLPIVGMGGTGKTTLAQLVHNDETVKHHFELVIWVCVSDKFVFEEIIRSIIQVVTLNKCELTEMEALQKKLGEVLGKKMCLLVLDDVWNEDRQKWDDMRSLLCSHVVSSSAIIVTSRSDQVASIMGTHPPHQISLLNEDQSWELFNRNTFGRGVEKQDEFISMAKSIVHKCKGLPLAIKTIPALLRSKNHSHWFSIVDSDVWKSDILATGIAPALHLSYDHLSSEEKICFSLCAILPKDRLMDKDMLIQLWMANDLIASETRGQQIFDVQESLQGSTYASSLEHEVRYLSLDHVSNDTIATTKEMLAPRPRTILVHHSECMPQGIGKLNSLQTLMTYVIDSEEGRGIDQLKDLNLGGGLSLTELRKVHSAESAKQGNIFAKHNLKRLALDWGGPFIRRDGDEVGTDAEGILEALRPHKTLEGLLLRCSTIVAAALSRVLAFVWFG from the exons ATGCACACCTCACTGCTTGACCACAACAACAATGAGAATAATAACATCATGGTGCTCCCCATAGTTGGTATGGGGGGAACTGGTAAGACTACTCTTGCCCAACTTGTGCACAATGATGAGACGGTGAAGCATCACTTTGAGTTGGTCATATGGGTTTGCGTCTCTGACAAGTTTGTCTTCGAAGAAATTATTCGATCTATAATCCAAGTGGTCACATTGAACAAGTGTGAATTGACTGAGATGGAAGCACTGCAGAAGAAACTTGGTGAAGTGTTGGGAAAGAAAATGTGCCTCCTAGTGCTGGATGATGTTTGGAATGAAGATAGACAAAAATGGGATGATATGAGATCTCTGCTATGCTCACATGTTGTCTCAAGCAGTGCTATAATTGTTACAAGCCGCAGCGATCAAGTTGCTTCTATCATGGGTACACATCCTCCACATCAGATATCACTTTTAAATGAGGATCAGTCGTGGGAGCTTTTCAACAGAAACACATTTGGAAGGGGAGTAGAGAAGCAAGACGAATTCATATCAATGGCCAAGAGTATTGTCCACAAGTGTAAGGGATTGCCTCTTGCCATCAAGACTATACCAGCTTTACTTCGTTCCAAGAATCACAGTCATTGGTTTTCTATTGTTGATAGTGATGTATGGAAGAGTGACATCCTCGCTACTGGGATTGCACCTGCACTACACCTGAGCTATGATCACTTGTCATCAGAAGAGAAAATATGTTTTTCATTATGTGCTATTCTCCCCAAGGATAGGCTCATGGATAAAGACATGTTAATCCAGCTATGGATGGCAAATGACTTAATTGCATCAGAAACAAGAGGCCAACAAATTTTCGATGT TCAAGAAAGTCTGCAAGGATCCACATATGCCAGTTCATTAGAGCATGAGGTTCGATATTTGTCACTTGATCATGTCAGCAATGATACTATTGCAACCACGAAGGAAATGCTAGCTCCCCGACCCCGCACGATATTAGTCCA CCATTCGGAGTGCATGCCACAAGGTATTGGTAAGCTGAATTCTCTGCAGACATTGATGACTTATGTCATTGATAGTGAAGAAGGCCGTGGAATTGATCAACTGAAAGATTTGAATCTAGGTGGGGGTCTTTCTTTGACAGAGCTGAGAAAAGTGCATAGTGCAGAAAGTGCTAAACAAGGCAATATATTCGCCAAGCATAATTTGAAAAGATTGGCACTCGATTGGGGTGGGCCTTTTATAAGAAGAGATGGAGATGAAGTGGGTACTGATGCAGAAGGAATATTAGAGGCCCTTCGTCCTCACAAAACGCTTGAAGGTTTACTGTTAC GATGTTCCACCATTGTGGCAGCTGCCCTCTCTCGTGTACTTGCATTTGTTTGGTTTGGATAG